Below is a genomic region from Bordetella pertussis 18323.
GAACTTCAGCCCGGGCATGCGAAAGCCGGCCTCCGGGGTGCAATAACGCCACTTGCAGGCCGCGAACAGATCCACGCCCGCGCCGAAGTTGCGGCCGTGCGCCAGCGCCAGCGTCAGGCTGGGAGAGCCGGCCACGCGCTGCAGCAGCATTTCGATGCGCACCATGCGCAGCAACAGATCGCCTTCGCTTTGCGTCTCGTAGTCGGTGAAGTCGAATCCGGCGCTGAAGTTCCTGCCAGCGCCGGCGAACACCAGCAGCGGCACCTGTTCGCGGTGGGCGGCATCCACGCCGTCGATGAGCGCCTCGACCAGTTCGGCCGACAGCGCGTTGCGTTTTTCGGGGCGGGACAGCGTGAAGGTCCAGGCTGCCGGTTGCCGCGTGATGGTAAGGGGAAGGGAGGCGGACATGGCGCTCAACCCGCCGGCCGGGCCGCCAGGGCCGACAGGATCTCGTCGTTGTGCTCGCCCAGGGCGGGCGGGCGGCGCATGACGCCGGCCGTGCGCGCGTCAAAACGCACCGGCGAGACGAACGTCCGGGTGCGCACGCCGTTGGGCAATTCGAGGTCCTGCACCCAATCCATGTGTTCGACCGGCGGGTCGGCCAGCACTTCGGAGTAGTCGTTGATGGGCGCGCACGGCACGCCGGCCTGGCGGAAGCGCTCCAGCCAGGCATGGGAGTCGTGTTCGGCGAAGATGGCCTCCAGGATGTCGCGCAGGGCGACCTGGTGTTCGGCGCGGTCGGTGGGATTGGCAAAGCGCGGGTCGGCGTGGAGGTCGTCGCGCTCGACGACCTTGCAGACCGCTTTCCATAGCGAGTTGTTGCCGGCGGCCATGCCGAAGTAGCCGTTCTTGCAGCGGAATACCTGGTACGGCGCGTTGCGGGGGTGCGCCGAGCCCAGCTTGACCGGGTCCACGCCGGTACCGAAGTACTGGGAGGTCTGCAGGGCGGCGATGCCCAGCGTGGCTCCGAGCATGGAGACGTCGATGTGCGTGCCCTGGCCGTCGGCCTGCACGCGGCGCAGGGCGGCGGCGATGGCGAAGGCGGCATACAGGCCGGCGGTGAAGTCGTAGACGGGCACGCCGCATTTCACGGGGGCGCCGCCTTCTTCGCCGGTGACGCTCATCAGCCCGCTCATGGCCTGCAGCGTCAGGTCGAAGCCGCCTTCCTGGCTGCGCGGGCCGCTTTGGCCGTACGCCGATACCGAACAATAGACCAGGCGCGGGTTGCGCGCGCGCATGGCCTGCTGCCCCAGCCCCAGGCGGTCCATGACGCCGGGGCGGTTGTTTTCGATCAGTACGTCGGCGCCGGCGATCAGCTCGATGGCTGCGTCGCGCTCGGCCTCGTTCTTCAGGTTCAGGGTGACCGAGCGCTTGTTGCGGTTCAGGGAGGCGAAGTTCTCGCTGTAGCCATCGGTGATGGGCGCCCAGCTGCGCAAGGTGTCGCCTGTGCCGGGCGGCTCGATCTTGACGACGTCGGCGCCCATGTCGGCCAGCAGCATGCCGCAGAACGGGCCGGCGGCCACGTTGCAGATTTCGATGACGCGTACGCCTGCGAGGGTGGATTCCTGGTTCATTTTTTCTCCTGGTGCTTCAGGCGGCGCCGCCGAAATAGCCGCCGCGATAACCCATGTGCGCCGACAACTGCCGCGCCGCCTGTTGCACCAGCGGCGCGTATTCACGCATTTTCTGGTTTGTCAGCCGTTCGAGCGGGCCGGAGATGCCCAGCGCCGCCACGGCCTTGTCCAGCCCGTTGAAAATCGGCGCGGCAATGCCGCCGATGCCCTGGCGCCACTCGCCGCGGTTGATGGCGTAGCCGATGCGGTTGACGTCGGCCAGCTCCTGCTTGAGGGCGAGCAACGACACGTGCGTGTCTTCGGTGTGCCGCTTGATGGCGGCGCCATAGTGGTCGAGGTAGTCGGCCGTCTGGCAAGCCAGCAGGGCCTTGCCGGTGGCCACCGCGTAGGCCGGCGCCCGGCCGCCCACGGTCGAATAGGCCAGCAGGGGCTGCGGGCTGTCCAGCTTGTCGACATAGACCACGTCCAGCCCGTCGAGCACGGACAGGTGCACGGTTTCGTTGGTCAGCCTGGCCAGTTCGTCCATGAACGGCGGGGCCAGTTTGCGGGCGTCCAGGCTGGCCAGCTGGCGCGCGCCCAGCTCGAACAGCTTCAGCGTGCACTGGTACGAGCCCGTGGCGGGGTCGCGCCGGACATAGCCGGCGTGGGCCAGCGTCTGCAGGGTGCGATGCGTATTGCTGCGGGTGAGGCCGATTTCCTCGGCGATCTGGTCCAGCGTGGGCGTGGCGCCGTCGAGCCGGCTGATGGCTTCGAGGACCGTGAGGCCCTTGAGCAGGGTTTTGTCCATATGTCGTATGCCTTTGCAGCGCAAGCGCCGGCCTGGCGCTCATGCGTATGCCAGGGTGGTCGCGCACAGAATACAGATAGCGGATTCATAAATCAAATAATGAAATGGTAATCCCAAGTATTAGGAAGTTATCGAATCCACCCTCGGGCCTGGAAATACGCTTGATATTGGCCATATTGATTGACGGCCATCCAGGCTGTTCTTTATTATTTTCCACATATATAGAGTTCATATCCTATATTTTGATATTTTCCGGGCATGATGACGCCGCATGGGCGATGTGCTCGAATGAAGGGACCGACAGGAGGGGATCATGTCCGAGAGATTGCTCAATACCGTGGTGGCGCTGGGCCAGCTGGTCGAACGCACCGGCCTGCAGGAGGCCGCCATCCTGGCGCAGGCGCGGCAGCTGATCGCCGGCCTGGTGGCCCATGACGACTGGCTGCCCGACGAAATGGCGCAGCCGCATCCCGAGTACTACCGGCAGTATCTGCTGTACGGCGACCCGCGCGACCGCTACTCGCTGGTCAGTTTCGTGTGGGGGCCGGGCCAGAAGACGCCGGTGCACGACCACACGGTATGGGGCGTCATCGGCATGCTGCGAGGCGCCGAGACCGACCAGCCGTTCCGGCGCGCCGCCGACGGCCGGCTGGCGCCGGAGGGCCCGGGCAAGGTGCTGCGCCCCGGCGACGTGGCCTGTGTGTCGCCGTCGATCGGCGATATCCACCAGGTCAGCAATGCCTACGACGACCGGGTGTCGATCAGCATCCACTTGTACGGCGGCAATATCGGCCGCATACGGCGCAGCGTCTACGACCCGCAAACCGGGGCGAGCAAGGCGTTCGTGTCGGGCTATTCGAACGCCATGACGCCCAATCTCTGGGCCGCGCCCAACGCCGGCTGAAGCACGGCGGCGCGGGCTGGCGGCCGCCGCGCTTCAGGCGGCGTCTTCGAGCGCCTGGCCGAACTGGTACAGCACGGCCTCGTCCAGATGCCGGCCGATCAACTGCATGCTGATGGGCAGCCCCTGGCTGTCGGCGCCGAACGGCACCGACAGGCTGGGGTGGCCGGACAGATTGGTCGGCGCGGTCAGGCGGGTCAACAGCCAGGTGGTGGAGTACTCCTGGCCATCGAGCGCGGTGGTGCGCTGGTCGCGCAGCGGGGCGGTGAGGCCGCAGGTGGGGCATAGCAGCACATCGACCTGTGCCAGCGCCTCGTCGAAGGCCCGGCGCGCCACGGTGCGCATCGCCATGGCCTGCAGGTAATCGACCGCCAGCACGTCGGCGCCGGTCAGCAGGCGCGCGCGCACTTCGTCCTGGTACGGCGCATTGGTCGTCAGCGCCCGCAGGTGGCGCGCATAGGCTTCGGTCTTGAGCACCAGTTGCTGGGCTTCGTAGATGGCCTGCACCTGGGCGATTTCGATGGGCACCACCTGCGCGCCCGCCTGGCGGAAGGCTTCCTGCGCCTGTTCCAGCGCCTGGCGCACCGGCGCATCCAGATAGTCGAGGTAGAAACCGGTGGCCAGGCCCACGGTGCGGCCACGCACGGATTGGCCGGCCAGGCGCGCGTAGCTGTGCGCCGGCTGGCCGGCGAGCGCGTCCAGCAGCACGGCGTTGTCGCGTACGGTGGCGCTCATCGGGCCGACGTGATCGAGCGTCTGGCTCAAGTCGAAGGCGCCGGCGCGCGGCAGCAGGTCATAGGTGGGCTTGAGGCCCACCACGCCGCACAGCGCGGCGGGCAGGCGGATGGAGGCGCTGGTGTCGGTGCCCAGCGCGGCGGCGCACAGCCCGGCGCCCAGCGCCGCGGCCGAGCCGCTGCTGGAGCCGCCCGTCATGCGGGCCGGGTCGCGCGGGTTGCATGCCGCGCCGAAGTACGAGCGATCGCCGGTGGGACCGTAGGCGAACTCGTGGGTGTTGGTCTTGCCCACGATGATGGCGCCCTCGGCGCGCAGCCGGGCGACGACCTGCGCGTCGCGTTCGGCGCTCGCCTGGTTCGCGTACTGCTGCGAGCCCATGGTGGTGCGCATGCCGGCGACGTCGATCAAGTCCTTGACGGCCACGGGGATGCCATGCAGCGCGCCCGCCGGGGCGCCGCCGGCGAAGGCGGCGTCGGCGTCGACGGCCTGCCGCATGACGGTTTCAGGGTCGACGCTGATGAAACTGTTCAGCGGCGAGGCGGCTATCCGGTCCAGCAGGTCGCGCAGGGTGGCGGAAGGGGTGGTCTGGCGCGTGCGGTAGGCAGACGCGAGGGCAGCAATGGTCAGCATTTTGATGAAAGACGGGTAAGGCGCAAGGCAAGGCGCGGACAGCGTCCGCCGGCGAGGCCGGCGGACGCCGCGGTTTACTGCAGCGGTTCGATCTTGCCGTTGTTGAAGCGGGCCAGGCGGATCGAGCCGTCGTTCTGGTTCTTCTTGTCGAAGCGCACCGGCCCCAGCAGGGTCTCGAAGCCCTGCAGCTGGGCCAGCCCGGCCTGGATCTGCTCGGGCTTGGTGCCGCCGCCCTTGCGCGCGGCTTCCACCACGGTGTAGACGGCTTCGTATGAACCGGCGTCGAACGCGCCGGGCAGGCTGTTGTAGCGTGCCTGGTAGGCGGTCTCGAACTGCTTGGAGCGCGCGTCGCTCAGGCCCGGCAGCCAGGTGGTGGGGAACACGGCGCCCTCGGCCGCGGCGCCAGCCAGCTCCTGGAACTTGGGCACGCCCTGGCCCTCGTTGACGATGAGCTGCGTCTTCAGCCCCAGTTCGCGGATCTGGCGCGCGATGATCGAGCCTTCCGTGTAGTAGCCGTGCACGAACAGCACGTCGGGCGCGCGGTCGCGGATGTTGGTCAACTGGGCCTTGAAGTCGGTCTCGCCGCGGTTGTATTCCTCGTAGGCCACGACTTCGGCGCCCAGTTCCCGGGCGCGGTCGGCGGCCGCCTTGGTGGGCGGCTTGCCGTAGTCGGAATTCTCGGCCAGGAAGGCCACCTTGCGCGCGTTCTTGTTCTGCACATAGTGCTCGATCGCCTTGGTATCGAGCTGGTTGTCGGTAATCTTGATGCGCCAGGTGTACTGGAAGCCCTGCTCGGTGATGATGGGCGAGCCGGCCATGCCATTGACCAGCGGCACCTTGTATTTCTCGTTTTCCTTCGAGAAGGCGATGGTGACCAGGCTGGCGGCCGAGCCGACGATGGCGTCGACCTTGCGCTGGGTGATCAGCTTCTTGGCGGCGTTGATGCTGGTGGCCGGGTCGCTCTTGTCGTCTTCGCCGTGCACTTCGAGCGGTACGCCGTTGAAGCCGCCGGCCTTGTTGATTTCCTCGACGGCCAGGCGGGTGCCCTTGTTGTGGGCGTCGCCGTACGAGGCGGCCGGGCCGGTCACGGATTCGATGATGCCGATGCGCAGCGGCGTGGCGCCGGCCGCGGCCTGTTCTTCCTTCTGGCCGCAACCGGCCAGGGCGACGGTCGCCGCGATCGACGCGACGGCCAGGGTGCGGGGAGCGAATGCAATCATGATGTCTCTCTAGTCGGGAGGGGGGGATGCCGTGCATCGGCGAAAGTGGCGTGGCGCGTATCAGCCGTCCATGCCGAGATAGGTCTTGCGCACGAGGTCGCTGTGCAGCAGGGCTTGGGTATCGTCCGAGCCGACGATCTGGCCGGTCTCCAGCAGGTAGCCGCGCTGGGCCGTCTGCAGCGCCAGCGTGACGTTCTGCTCGACCAGCAGGATGGTGGCGCCGGCGGCGTGGATCTCGCGCAGCTTGTCCATCAGCTCGGCCACCACCAGCGGCGCCAGGCCCAGCGACGGTTCGTCCAGCAGCAGCAGCTTGGGGCGGCCCATCAGCGCCCGGCCGATCGCCACCATCTGCTGCTCGCCGCCGCTCATGGTGCCGGCCTTCTGCCGGTAGCGCTCCTTCAGGCGGGGGAACTGCGTCAGGATGCGTTCGATGTCCTGCTGGATTTCGTGGTGGGTGGAGCGGCGCGCCCGCGCGCCGATGACCAGGTTCTCGACCACCGTGAATTCGGGGAACACGCGCCGTCCCTCCGGGACGATGCTGATGCCCTTGCGGATGATGGCGTCGGGCGCCTGGCGGTCGATGCGCTCGCCCATGAACTCGATGGCGCCGCCGCGTACCGGCTGCAGGCCGAGAATGGACTTGAGCAGCGTGCTCTTGCCCGCGCCGTTGGCGCCCAGCAGGGTGACGAACTCGCCGGCGGCGACGTCCAGGCTGCACTGCTTGAGCGCCTGCACGCGGCCGTAATAGGTGTCGATGCGGTCGATCTTAAGCATGCTGCGCTCCCGCGTCCAGATAGGCTGCTATCACTTTTTCGTCGCGCTGCACCTCCTGCGGCGTGCCGTCGGCGATCTTGTGCCCGTATTCCAGCACCACGATGTGCTCGCACAGGCCCATGACCAGCTTGATGTCGTGTTCGATGAGCACGATGGTGTAGCCCAGCTCGTGCAGCTTGAGGATCAGCTTGCGAAGGGCGATGCGCTCCTGCAGGTTCAGGCCCGCGGCCGGTTCGTCCAGCAGCAGGATCCTGGGGTCGGTGGCCAGTGCGCGCGCGATGTCCAGCTGGCGCTGTTCGCCGTAGGGCAGGTTGGAGGCCAGTTCGTCGGCCTTGCCCGCCAGCCCGACGTACGACAGCAGCTCGATCGCCCGTTCGCGGGTGGCGCGGCGTTCGGCGCGCTCGCCCGGGGTGCGCAGGATGGAGGCCAGCACCCCGGCGCGGGTGCGGTCCTGGCGGCCGATCATCACGTTCTCGGCCAGCGTCAGGTCGGGGAACACCATGATGTTCTGGAACGTGCGCGCCACGCCCAGGCGGTTGATCTGGTGCAGCTTCAGGCGGCTGATTTCCTTGCCGTCGAAGCGGATCGAGCCCGCGGTCGGCGTGTAGATGCCGCTGACCACGTTGAACAGCGAGGTCTTGCCCGCGCCGTTGGGGCCGATCAGGCCATGGATGACATTGGCCTGCATGGTGAACGATACGTCGGAGAGCGCCTGGACGCCGCCGAACGAAAGGGTCACGTTGTTGACGGAAAGCATGCTTACCTCGCGCGCAGGGATTTGAGCTTGTTGGGCAGATCCACCAGTCCCTTGGGCAGGAACAGGATCACCAGCGCCAGCAGCAGGCCGTAGACCAGGATGTTGTATTGGCCGAATTCCTGGGCGCACTCCTCGATGATGGTCAGCGCGAAGGCGCCGATCACCGAGCCGTAGATGTTGCCGATGCCGCCCACGAAGGTCATGATCAGGAACAGCACGGAGACGTGGATGCCCAGCCTGTCCGGGTCGATGAAGCCGTCGTAGTGCACGAACAGGGTGCCGGCGAATGCCGCGAACAGGGTGCTGATGGTGAATGACAGCACCTTGTAGCGGAACACCGGGATGCCCAGCGACTGGGCGGCCAGTTCGTTGTTGGCGATGGCCTGCAGGGCGTCGCCGGTGCGCGAGTCGATGACCCGGCGCAGGATGACGAAGCCGGCGAACATGCACAGCAGCACGTAGTAGTAGTAGCCCAGGTCGCTGGTGAGCGACCAGCCGAAGAAATCCGGTGCGGGCACGGCCGTCAGCCCGGAAGGTCCGCCGGTGATCGTGCTGTTCTTGATGATGGCCTGCACGATGACCGCGACGGCGATGCTGGCCAGCGCCAGGTAGTGGCCGCTGGTGCGCAGCACCAGCATGCCGACCAGGCAGCCCAGCACGCCGACCGCGGCCGTGGCGACCGGCACCGATACCAGGTAGGGCACGCCGGCCTTGGCCATCATGCCCGACAGATAGGCGGCCAGACCGAAGAAGGCGGCGTGTCCCAGCGAGATCTGGCCGGTGTAGCCGGCGAACAGCGTCAGGCCCATGACCACGATGGCGTAGGTGGCTGCCCGCACGCCCAGGTGGGTGATGAACGGGTCGTTGAGCAGGGCCGGCAATGCGATGAGGACCAGCGCGCAAAGCGCGGTTCCATATTTGCGACGAAACATGATGCGGTGTCCTTCTGGCTTGGTCTGCTTAGACTTTCTTGATCTGCTTCTTGCCCAGGATGCCGTTGGGCTTGACCAGGATGATGAGCAGCAGGATCGAGAACGAGACCAGATCCTTGTAGGCGGAGTTGATCAACAGCGTGCCGAACTGCTCGATGACGCCCAGCATGATTCCGCCCAGCACCGCGCCCGAGAGCAGGCCCAGCCCGCCCAGCAGCGCGGCGGTGAAGCCCTTGAGCATGATCAGGTTGCCCATGTCGAACGACAGCACCGCGATCGGCGCGTAGACGATGCCGGCCGCAGCGCCCAGCGCCGAGCACAGCGCCACGGTGAAGTTGTTGATGCGTGAAACGTTGATGCCCATCATGCGCGCGGTGGTCTTGTCCTGCGCGACCGCCCGCACCGACAGGCCCAGCGGCGTGCGGGTGAACAGCAGGTACAGCAGCAGCATGATGAGCAGCGTCATGCCGATGACGATCAGGTACTGGTCGCTGATGCGCACCGAGCCGATCGAGGCCGCATGTTCGCTCAGCGGCGGAAAGCGGTACGCGGACGAGCCGAAGACCAGTTGCGCGGCGCTGCGCAGCAGGATGAACAGCGCCACGGTCATCATGAACAGCGAGAGCTGGTTGCTGTTTTCCAGCCGCCGCATGAAGATCCGTTCCAGGAACGAGCCGAACACCAGCGCCGAGGCGATGGCCAGCGGAAAGGCCAGCCACATCGACAGCCCCAGGTCCACGTGGAAGACGTAGCCCAGGAATGCCCCGACCATGAAGATTTCGCCTTGCGCGAAGTTGATGATGTCCATGCCCCGGAACACCAGCGTGATCGCCAGGGCGATCATGGCATAGGTGCTGCCCACGGACAGGCCGTAGATCAGTTGCTGCAGAAAATGGTCCATACGGATCTCTACCCAAACGTTTGGGTAGCAATTGTAGGGGCGTGCGCGGCCGCTGGCAATTTAGTATTTACCCGAACGTTTGGGTAAAACGGGAATGTTGCTATGATGCGCGCAAAAGGAAGGCCACATGAAAGGTAAGCAGTCTCCGGTCACTTTGCGCTCGCTGGCGCAGCAGCTGAAGGTGCACGTGTCGACCGTCTCGCGCGTGCTCAATGGCACCGACGACGACGCGCGCAACGCCGCCGCGCCCGAGACGGTCGAGCGCATCCGCGAACTGGCGCAGCAGCTCAATTACCGACCCAATCCGCACGCCATCGGCCTGCGCACCCAGAAAACGCGCACGGTCAGCGTACTGGTGCCGCAGCTGTCCGACCTGGTCGTGGCCACGATCTACGAGGGTATCGACGCGGCGGCCGCCGACTCGCGCTACCTGACGTTCGTGGCCAATACCGGCGACGCGCCGCCGCGCCAGCGGCAATTGGGCGAGATGGCGCTGGATCGCCGGGTCGAGGGGCTGATCTTCGCCGATGCGCGCCGCGACGATACCCGGTTCCTGGACGAAATCGCCCGGCGCGGCGTGCCCATGGTGCTGGTCAGCCGCCATCTCGGCACGCATTGCGCCGTGACCTGCGACGACGTGGCCGGCGGCCGCATGGCGGCCGAACATCTGCTGGCGCTGGGCCATCGCGACATCGCCGTGCTGGCCGGCGAGCAGTACGCCAGCACCGGCTGCGACCGCAGCGCGGGGTTCATTGCCTATTGCCGCGAGCAAGGGGTGGATATTCCGGCCAAATGGATACTGCATGGGCCGTTCGATACCCGCGCCGGCCGGCTGGCCGGCGAGAAACTGTTTCGCAGCGCCCGCAAGCCCTCGGCGGTGTTCGCGGTCAACGACTTCCTGGCCATCGGCCTGATGGGCGCGGTGCGCGATCGCGGCCTGCGCGCGGGGCACGATGTGGCCATCGTGGGCTTCAACGACACGCCGCTGGCCGCGGAACTACCGATCAGCCTGACTACGATCCGCTCGCCCATGCACGCCATGGGCTACCGCAGCATGGAGCTGCTGCTCGAGCGTATCAAGGGGGGGCGCCCGGCGTCCGAGCGGCTGGCGCCGCAGCTGATGGTGCGGGCCAGCACCTGTCCGCGCCCTGGCGAGCCCAGCGGGCTCGCCTAGCTGTGAAGATTCAATAGGTTGTATGCATGGTTCATCCGAACCGGATTTGAGAAACTGGAAATCGCCACCCCCCCAGTTCACTCAAGGAGCCCGGCCGGATGAACACCCATAAGCATGCCCGATTGACCTTCCTACGTCGACTCGAAATGGTCCAGCAATTGATCGCCCATCAAGTTTGTGTGCCTGAAGCGGCCCGCGCCTATGGGGTCACCGCGCCGACTGTGCGCAAATGGCTGGGCCGCTTCCTGGCTCAGGGCCAGGCGGGCTTGGCCGATGCGTCCTCGCGCCCGACGGTCTCGCCCCGAGCGATTGCGCCGGCCAAGGCGCTGGCTATCGTGGAGCTGCGCCGCAAGCGGCTGACCCAAGCGCGCATCGCCTAGGCGCTGGGCGTGTCAGCCAGCACCGTCAGCCGCGTCCTGGCCCGCGCCGGTCTGTCGCACCTGGCCGACCTGGAGCCGGCCGAGCCGGTGGTGCGCTACGAGCATCAGGCCCCCGGCGATCTGCTGCACATCGACATCAAGAAGCTGGGACGTATCCAGCGCCCTGGCCACCGGGTCACGGGCAACCGACGCGATACCGTTGAGGGGGCCGGCTGGGACTTCGTCTTCGTGGCCATCGATGACCACGCCCGCGTGGCCTTCACCGACATCCACCCCGACGAGCGCTTCCCCAGCGCCGTCCAGTTCCTCAAGGACGCAGTGGCCTACTACCAGCGCCTGGGCGTGACCATCCAGCGCTTGCTCACCGACAATGGCTCGGCCTTTCGCAGCCGCGCCTTCGCCGCGCTGTGCCATGAGCTGGGCATCAAGCACCGCTTTACCCGACCTTACCGCCCACAGACCAATGGCAAGGCCGAACGCTTCATCCAGTCGGCCTTGCGTGAGTGGGCTTACGCTCACACCTACCAGAACTCCCAACACCGAGCCGATGCCATGAAATCCTGGCTACACCACTACAACTGGCATCGACCCCACCAAGGCATCGGGTGCGCTGTACCCATCTCCAGACTCAACCTGGACGAATACAACCTATTGACAGTTCACAGCTAGCCCAGGTTCGGCGCCAGGGTGCGGCGCACGTCCTCTTCGGCGCGGCTGCTGCGCGCCACGTAGTCGGCCAGCTGGTCGGCGCCGATGTTGCCCACGTTGAAATACTGCGACTCGGGGTGGCTGAAATAGAACCCCGAGACGCTGGAGGCCGGGAACATGGCGTAGCTGTCGGTCAGCTCCATTCCGACGTCGGCGGCGTCCAGCACGCGGAACAGGTCCGTCTTGACCACGTGCTCCGGGCAGGCCGGATAGCCGGGCGCCGGCCGGATGCCGCTGTACTTCTCGGCGATCAGCTCATCGTTGGACAGCGCCTCGTCCGCCGCGTAGCCCCACAGGTCGCGGCGCACGCGCGCGTGCATGCATTCGGCGAACGCCTCGGCCAGCCGGTCGGCCAGCGACTTCAGCATGATGCTGGAGTAGTCGTCCAGCGCCGCCTGGAACTCGGCCTCTTTCTTCTCGATGCCCAGGCCCGCGGTCACGGCGAACATGCCGATGTAGTCGAGCAGGCCGCTGTCGCGCGGCGCGATGTAGTCGGCCAGGCACTTGTTGCTGACGCCTTCGCGCTTGACGCCCTGCTGGCGCAGGTTGCGGTAGGTGAACAGCATCTCGCTGCGCGTCTCGTCCGCGTAGACCTCGATGTCTTCGTCATTGACGCGGTTGGCCGGATAGAAGCCGACCACGCCGCTGGCGGTCAGCCAGCGCCCGTCGATGATGCGCTTGAGCATGGCCTGGCCTTCCTCGTAGACCTTGCGCGCCTGCTCGCCCACCACCTTGTCGTCCAGGATGGCGGGGAACGGGCCGAACAGGCTCCACGTCTGGAAGAACGGCCCCCAGTCGATATAGCGCGCGATCTCGGCCAGGTCGTAGCTCTTGAAGGCGCGCCGGCCCAGGAACTTGGGGCGCGGCGGCTGGTAGCCGGACCAGTCGATCTGCGGGCGCGCCGCGCGCGCCTCGGCCAGCGACACCAGCGGCACCGCCTTGCGGTTGGCATGGCAGCGGCGCACATCCTCGTACTCCTGCGCCAGCTCCGCCAAATAGGCCGGGGCCTGGTCGGACATGAGGCTGGTCGCCACGCCGACCGAACGGCTGGCATCGGGCACGTAGATCACCGGACCGTCGTAGTTGGGCGCGATCTTGACCGCCGTATGGACCCGGCTGGTGGTCGCCCCGCCTATCATCAGCGGCATGGCGCGCTCGCGGAAATAGGGGTCGCGCTGCATTTCTGAAGCCACGTAGGCCATCTCTTCGAGGCTGGGCGTGATCAGGCCGGACAGGCCGATCATGTCGGCGTTCTCGTCCTTGGCCTTCTGCAGGATCTGGGCGCACGGCACCATCACGCCCATGTTCACGACTTCGAAGTTATTGCACTGCAAGACCACCGACACGATGTTCTTGCCGATGTCGTGCACGTCGCCCTTGACGGTGGCGATCACGATCTTGCCCTTGGCGCGCACATCGCCGCCCGCGGCCGCGATCTGGCGCTTTTCCTCCTCGATGAAGGGAATCAGGTGCGCCACCGCCTGCTTCATCACGCGCGCCGACTTCACCACTTGCGGCAGGAACATCTTGCCCGCGCCGAACAGGTCGCCGACCACGTTCATGCCGTCCATCAGCGGACCTTCGATCACTTCGATGGTGCGCCCGCCGCGCGCGGCGACCTGCTGGCGCACTTCCTCGGTGTCCTCGACGATGAAGGTGGTGATGCCGTGCACCAGGGCATGCGCCAGGCGCTGCTCGACCGAGCCGGTGCGCCAGGTCAGGTCTTCTTCCTTCTTCGCGCCCGAGCCCTTGACGGTCTCGGCAAACTGCACCAGCCGTTCGGTGGGCGAGCGCTCGTCGGCCGAGTCGCTGCGGCCCACCGGCTCGGGGCGGTCCAGGATGACGTCCTCGACCAGGTCGCGCAGGTGCGGCGCCAGGTCGGCATATACGCCCAGCTGGCCCGCGTTGACGATGCCCATCGTCAGGCCGGCCTCGATGGCGTAGTACAGGAAGACGGTATGGATCGCCTCGCGCATCGGCTCGTTGCCGCGGAACGAGAAGCTGACGTTC
It encodes:
- a CDS encoding CaiB/BaiF CoA transferase family protein produces the protein MNQESTLAGVRVIEICNVAAGPFCGMLLADMGADVVKIEPPGTGDTLRSWAPITDGYSENFASLNRNKRSVTLNLKNEAERDAAIELIAGADVLIENNRPGVMDRLGLGQQAMRARNPRLVYCSVSAYGQSGPRSQEGGFDLTLQAMSGLMSVTGEEGGAPVKCGVPVYDFTAGLYAAFAIAAALRRVQADGQGTHIDVSMLGATLGIAALQTSQYFGTGVDPVKLGSAHPRNAPYQVFRCKNGYFGMAAGNNSLWKAVCKVVERDDLHADPRFANPTDRAEHQVALRDILEAIFAEHDSHAWLERFRQAGVPCAPINDYSEVLADPPVEHMDWVQDLELPNGVRTRTFVSPVRFDARTAGVMRRPPALGEHNDEILSALAARPAG
- a CDS encoding amidase, giving the protein MLTIAALASAYRTRQTTPSATLRDLLDRIAASPLNSFISVDPETVMRQAVDADAAFAGGAPAGALHGIPVAVKDLIDVAGMRTTMGSQQYANQASAERDAQVVARLRAEGAIIVGKTNTHEFAYGPTGDRSYFGAACNPRDPARMTGGSSSGSAAALGAGLCAAALGTDTSASIRLPAALCGVVGLKPTYDLLPRAGAFDLSQTLDHVGPMSATVRDNAVLLDALAGQPAHSYARLAGQSVRGRTVGLATGFYLDYLDAPVRQALEQAQEAFRQAGAQVVPIEIAQVQAIYEAQQLVLKTEAYARHLRALTTNAPYQDEVRARLLTGADVLAVDYLQAMAMRTVARRAFDEALAQVDVLLCPTCGLTAPLRDQRTTALDGQEYSTTWLLTRLTAPTNLSGHPSLSVPFGADSQGLPISMQLIGRHLDEAVLYQFGQALEDAA
- a CDS encoding IclR family transcriptional regulator yields the protein MRCKGIRHMDKTLLKGLTVLEAISRLDGATPTLDQIAEEIGLTRSNTHRTLQTLAHAGYVRRDPATGSYQCTLKLFELGARQLASLDARKLAPPFMDELARLTNETVHLSVLDGLDVVYVDKLDSPQPLLAYSTVGGRAPAYAVATGKALLACQTADYLDHYGAAIKRHTEDTHVSLLALKQELADVNRIGYAINRGEWRQGIGGIAAPIFNGLDKAVAALGISGPLERLTNQKMREYAPLVQQAARQLSAHMGYRGGYFGGAA
- a CDS encoding cysteine dioxygenase, producing MSERLLNTVVALGQLVERTGLQEAAILAQARQLIAGLVAHDDWLPDEMAQPHPEYYRQYLLYGDPRDRYSLVSFVWGPGQKTPVHDHTVWGVIGMLRGAETDQPFRRAADGRLAPEGPGKVLRPGDVACVSPSIGDIHQVSNAYDDRVSISIHLYGGNIGRIRRSVYDPQTGASKAFVSGYSNAMTPNLWAAPNAG
- a CDS encoding enoyl-CoA hydratase/isomerase family protein, translating into MSAMSASLPLTITRQPAAWTFTLSRPEKRNALSAELVEALIDGVDAAHREQVPLLVFAGAGRNFSAGFDFTDYETQSEGDLLLRMVRIEMLLQRVAGSPSLTLALAHGRNFGAGVDLFAACKWRYCTPEAGFRMPGLKFGLVLGTRRFRDIVGADQALSILGSARAFDADEARRIGFVRDCAAQAQWPALIDAAAEAATALDPATRATLHRVLRDDHDDADLAALARSAAQPGFKARIRDYLAQ
- a CDS encoding ABC transporter substrate-binding protein, with protein sequence MIAFAPRTLAVASIAATVALAGCGQKEEQAAAGATPLRIGIIESVTGPAASYGDAHNKGTRLAVEEINKAGGFNGVPLEVHGEDDKSDPATSINAAKKLITQRKVDAIVGSAASLVTIAFSKENEKYKVPLVNGMAGSPIITEQGFQYTWRIKITDNQLDTKAIEHYVQNKNARKVAFLAENSDYGKPPTKAAADRARELGAEVVAYEEYNRGETDFKAQLTNIRDRAPDVLFVHGYYTEGSIIARQIRELGLKTQLIVNEGQGVPKFQELAGAAAEGAVFPTTWLPGLSDARSKQFETAYQARYNSLPGAFDAGSYEAVYTVVEAARKGGGTKPEQIQAGLAQLQGFETLLGPVRFDKKNQNDGSIRLARFNNGKIEPLQ
- a CDS encoding ABC transporter ATP-binding protein; this translates as MLKIDRIDTYYGRVQALKQCSLDVAAGEFVTLLGANGAGKSTLLKSILGLQPVRGGAIEFMGERIDRQAPDAIIRKGISIVPEGRRVFPEFTVVENLVIGARARRSTHHEIQQDIERILTQFPRLKERYRQKAGTMSGGEQQMVAIGRALMGRPKLLLLDEPSLGLAPLVVAELMDKLREIHAAGATILLVEQNVTLALQTAQRGYLLETGQIVGSDDTQALLHSDLVRKTYLGMDG